In Zygosaccharomyces rouxii strain CBS732 chromosome D complete sequence, one DNA window encodes the following:
- the NCB2 gene encoding negative cofactor 2 transcription regulator complex subunit NCB2 (highly similar to uniprot|Q04176 Saccharomyces cerevisiae YDR397C NCB2 Beta subunit of the NC2 dimeric histone-fold complex represses RNA polymerase II transcription through binding to TBP and inhibition of TFIIA and TFIIB homologous to the Dr1 subunit of the mammalian NC2 (negative cofactor2)): MGNEADDVSLPKATVQKVISEVLDPDLTFSKEAREIIIKSGIEFIMILSSMASEMAENDAKKTIAPEHVIKALEELEYVEFIPFLEQRLADYKGTQRVKEKRDAKFKKSGLSEEELLRQQEALFRQSRSRLHQTSVSGASSSTSADDATLKAEEE; the protein is encoded by the exons ATGGGCAATGAAGCCGATGATGTATCGCTACCTAAGG CTACTGTACAAAAGGTTATAAGTGAAGTACTAGATCCAGACCTCACGTTTAGTAAGGAAGCAAGAGAGATTATCATTAAATCTGGAATAGAGTTTATAATGATTCTTTCGTCTATGGCAAGCGAAATGGCAGAAAATGATGCTAAAAAGACAATAGCACCTGAACACGTTATAAAGGCACTTGAAGAACTAGAATACGTTGAATTTATACCATTCCTCGAGCAAAGGTTAGCAGATTATAAGGGTACGCAGCGAGTTAAGGAGAAGCGAGATGCCAAATTTAAGAAAAGTGGGTTATCCGAAGAAGAACTACTGCGACAACAAGAAGCTCTTTTCAGACAATCAAGGTCACGTTTGCATCAAACGAGCGTCAGTGGCGCTTCAAGTAGTACGAGTGCTGATGACGCAACTTTGaaagctgaagaagagtaG